The genomic window agagaacaaaaaattgtaataaaaaacaattcttaaataGACCAAATGTTTCTTCTACCTATCCTTTATATTGATTTCACTTGCgtttgatttgatatttttaatatttttaaatatgttttaaaaataaagtgttttatttttaatcattttatatgtttgtataattattttataaactcaactttaaaaaaacaattaaaagatattatttgaaaatattttattttttgttatttaaaatagaaaataaaaaacaatttttggttgtcaaacgtattttcttattttttcgaaaaaaattaccaataaaattggttttatacaaaattaatcATATGTTACTAACTtgcaatgaaaaatatttttgaatttaacaattgtaaaagataaaaatgattaaaaaaatatggatacttataaaaataataaaattattttccatttaaaaagtCTAGTACTTAAATAATTccccaaaattaattttaccatttcaaaatttgaaaataatttaaaaaaatatgaattaagttgatattttatttgtaagttattattacttttatttttaaaaatagaaaagaaaaaaaaaatgaaagggagAGAAGTAGAGAGGAGGGAAGGAGAAGGGGTGATGGGGTTGGGCAGGAGGGTAATGGGATGATTCAAAGACCCTCTGAAGGATGGTCAAGTCATGCATAGCAAAAGTTCATCAAATGGTCACCTCTCCTCCCCCCCACCCACTAAATACCTAAAGTCAGGTGCACCAGTTCCCAAAAAGACTTCCCAAATGTTCATTAATTTTTCTACTGTGGGTGTCTGCTTCAGAGACATGTCCCTTCTTCAGGAAACACCCACAATCTTGTCCCAATCCTTTTCAATATAATACCCCATTGCCAATCACTCTCTCCTCACTCCTCCATTCTCAAAGAAACACTCAACCCTAACCCCCATTCCTTCAAACTCCAGAGAACAGTTCCCTTCTGATCTTCTCTCTTCTGAAATTATtaacatacatatatataagatCCATCACTGTGAAAAGGTCCACCCCATGCTGATGGCTTCTTCAACAACGCACCCACATGGCCTGAAAGTTGCAGTCATCGCTCTGATTCTCATCTCTTTTCTTACCTCTCTGCTGCCTTTCAAATCAGGTAAAACAACCAATCTCTTCTTACCTCTACTTCCTCACTGAGAATATGCAGCTTTTGGgtgttttcaattttcttttctgaaGTAGTTACTAGTTCTAGTTCTGGACctttgcttttgtttctgcaTGTGGGGCAGCTGGGTCAGAAGTCTCAAGTTACAGCGAGAGCCTGCAGCAGCGAAAGAAAATGGTGTTGGGGTCAAAGCCTCCTCGGTGTGTGAACAAGTGCTTGAATTGCAGGCCTTGCATGGCCACTCTGGTGATTCCTCCCCGTCAAAAGAAGGTTGTGGGAGCTTCCTCTCATGGAGAAGACGATAACTACTATCTCCTTTCATGGAAATGCAGATGTGGGGACAAACTCTTTCAACCTTGATCATCATTCTGATGATAACCCCACAGAGAAATTAGTCCACTCTTCCCTCCCTCAACTCTGATGATAACCCTTTTTTGTTCTGATATTTTACTACTATTTCATGAAAATTGCTGCATgatctctatctctctctccctGTAAACTCTCTGtgtgtttttactttttataaataCGTACAAGCAAACATGGGGCGTGTCATGGTTATTGTCTCCATAACTTAAATTATGGTGATTCAGAAACACAACCTGATCAGtcattctttgatttaatgGGTGTAAACAGGACAAACACCATTCAAAGGCAGGTGGGTTTTTCCCTTGAGTACCGTTTTCTTTGTCCTTTAGTACATCATGGGTTTCTTCAAAAGTCACCTATATATTATAGTTCTTTCTGATCATCAACCCTAGTTTATACATGGGGTATTTCCATACTTAGGATGAGGAACAGTTCTTATTTGTACAATTGCATTGTGGTTTTCAGAAGTTCAGTGTCATGGGTTttgattttatagaaaattataAGTGGGTGTTGCTGTACTTTTGGGAGTAAATTTTGGAATAATGTATCACACTTGTCTACTAGGGACTTAAAGTGCATAATAAGCTAAATATTGGAGCATGGATATTGCAATTGATGTTGgtgaatttagaaattatattAAGGATATGCTTGTTTTGGTAGAATTAaaggaaaatgcaaagaaaagaaaatagaaagaaaaaaaataaagaagaataaaaaattaagagtaCGTcgtatgatttaaaaacaatttttttaaaataaaaaactatttttaaaaatttctaatactattttgttgttgttatttgaaaataatttttaaaaacaaagtgaaatagagaataatttttataaaataagtaagaattgttttcacaagtttttaaaaacaaaaggaaaatatagatctatttgaccatattttcttaaacttgtttttataagttgtttttaagttaaaaaataattttttttttttaaaaaacaagttttaagaAATATGGTCAAACGAAACAAAAATTCTTcgttaaatagaaaatatcaactcattatttttgcattcaaaaatacttttcaaataccattttttttggcTTGACAAGTAGgttttcaaatcattaaaatttaatagagctctttataaataaaaaaactctaataaaattaatcatatatatatatatatatatatatatatatatatatatgtactttttttaatttaatttaaaaaagagttttgattctgaatatatatatttcaagtttagttcaaaattttgtcaaatttatACTTGAAATGAGGAGTGATCCTAGAGTCTGGTAATGTGAAGGCTTGTTTGCCATAtattttgaaacttgtttttaaaaatgggttcatattttccttttatttttaaaaattggtgaattttttatttatttattctttaaaaattattctctacatcatttttttttaaaaattattttcaaagaacaacGATCAACCGAcgttagaaaattttaaaaatagttttttttttttaaaaatcacacggtcaaacaaactctaagattcaACTCTTTAGGTTACGtctgtttttcataaaaaaaattgagagaaaatgtgaatgaaagaaaatagacaagaaaagttaaaaaagaaaaagaaaaaaaaaataataagttatttttatatcatattttaactcatttaacactctttttaaatttattttacataaagattaaataatttaaaaatatataagtttctaattatttttatttatatttaatttttcttatattttctattgtaaaacaaacataaaaagttaatttttattaatattaatttttattttgagagaAAGAAGATAGAGAGAAAAATGGTGGAGACCAACTTTTgtttattgtaaaataaaataaaataaaataaaatagaatagttatttttataaggtTGGGCCTGCAACTAGGTTATAATCCACGGCCCAGCCCACTTGGTTTTGACCCAATTTGAGCCCCATCAAAAGCCAAGCTTTGAAGGAGGCAAGAAGAGATTCACAGAAAATGGCGACTTCTGTCTCTCCCACGGCCACGAGCACACACCACACCAGAGGTTTTCCACACACCCACTCATACCCTAATTCAAACCTTCAACCCTTCGTCCTCTCCTTTCCAATCTCATGCCATCGCTCCTCACCTTCTCCAATCCGTTTCCACCCTCCATCTTTACCTCCGCGCACCGCTTCTCTCCGCCGACGCGCCTCCACCCCCTCCCCACCCCCTCCGCCGGAATCCGACCCTCCCCCCCAAAATGACCCCGTGCCGCTGACAGGTACCGTGTCCTATTGCTTCTACATGTGCCTAGAATTAGTCtagttgttgttgttggttttTTGTTGGCTGAATTCTCTCCATTGGTTCGATGAATTGTACGGACTTAGGGTTT from Vitis vinifera cultivar Pinot Noir 40024 chromosome 9, ASM3070453v1 includes these protein-coding regions:
- the LOC104880262 gene encoding EPIDERMAL PATTERNING FACTOR-like protein 8 — encoded protein: MLMASSTTHPHGLKVAVIALILISFLTSLLPFKSAGSEVSSYSESLQQRKKMVLGSKPPRCVNKCLNCRPCMATLVIPPRQKKVVGASSHGEDDNYYLLSWKCRCGDKLFQP
- the LOC100266397 gene encoding probable methyltransferase PMT11, with amino-acid sequence MATSVSPTATSTHHTRGFPHTHSYPNSNLQPFVLSFPISCHRSSPSPIRFHPPSLPPRTASLRRRASTPSPPPPPESDPPPQNDPVPLTGLVATFSRFQDSIQIFFAVLFWLSLFFWASAWDGRNGGRPNKGSRLRR